Proteins from a genomic interval of Mesotoga infera:
- a CDS encoding abhydrolase domain-containing 18, translating into RSGELFLDPRTDVLRERFENAVVDGLTALNYLKWVSPPPYFLMGYSFGGFISVITAALDRSICGLSLVVTGGNFFHITWKSFVTGVMRVKYEEDGSCNREKCRKLHDVDYREYLNSLHKPEVEIGSAPISCFEYDPLTYAKFVRCPTLLTGALFDIFIPKPSTRELAEMLPDATLRWLPSGHLTSILFKKTIMKGSIDFFEVKCEGKSAI; encoded by the coding sequence AGATCGGGTGAGCTTTTTCTGGACCCGAGAACGGATGTTCTTAGAGAAAGGTTTGAAAACGCAGTTGTGGATGGATTGACTGCTCTTAATTACTTGAAATGGGTATCCCCCCCGCCTTACTTTTTGATGGGATACAGCTTCGGTGGCTTCATCTCGGTCATAACAGCTGCGCTCGACAGGTCGATCTGTGGACTCTCACTTGTAGTAACGGGAGGGAACTTTTTCCACATAACCTGGAAAAGCTTTGTGACCGGAGTAATGAGGGTCAAGTATGAGGAAGACGGATCCTGTAATAGAGAAAAATGTCGGAAGTTGCACGACGTAGATTACAGAGAGTACTTGAACTCATTACATAAACCTGAAGTAGAAATCGGCAGCGCTCCGATCTCGTGCTTTGAATACGATCCCTTGACTTATGCAAAGTTTGTCAGGTGTCCCACGCTCTTGACGGGGGCGCTTTTCGATATTTTCATTCCTAAACCTTCTACCAGGGAACTCGCCGAAATGCTTCCAGACGCTACTCTTCGCTGGTTGCCTTCCGGCCATCTTACCTCCATATTGTTCAAGAAGACGATAATGAAGGGGTCTATCGATTTCTTTGAAGTAAAATGTGAAGGGAAAAGTGCTATCTAA